The Dendropsophus ebraccatus isolate aDenEbr1 chromosome 10, aDenEbr1.pat, whole genome shotgun sequence genome has a segment encoding these proteins:
- the NKAP gene encoding NF-kappa-B-activating protein, protein MPPVHRSRSVSPGSPRKRHHRGSSSRSSSSSSSDRSPEKKSRRSRSRDRGVSNGHRRSRSRERAPSSRSYHGKQWGDYYEKGKEEMMRQRQEAFIARRLSERERIGELGAPEVWGLSPKVPEPDSDEHTPVEEEEKSKKSSSSDDSSEVEKKKKKKKRKKKSRKKHRKHSEESENSSEAPESSDEEEKKKSKKKKKKQRKKKSKKKRSKKTKKESSDSSSEESDEDLTQEEDAWVEKTKVNVDDMELVGPEAPITHLSQDDKPLNYGHALLPGEGAAMAEYVKAGKRIPRRGEIGLTSDEIASFEKSGYVMSGSRHRRMEAVRLRKENQIYSADEKRALASFNQEERRKRENKILSSFREMVYRKTKGKEDK, encoded by the exons ATGCCGCCGGTACACCGCTCCCGGAGCGTCAGTCCGGGGTCTCCACGGAAGCGGCATCACCGTGGTAGTAGCAGCAggagcagtagtagcagcagcagcgacaGGTCTCCCGAGAAGAAGAGCCGCAGATCCAGGTCCAGAGACCGGGGAGTGAGCAATGGCCACCGCCGCAGCCGCTCCAGAGAACGCGCCCCCTCCAGCCGGTCCTATCACGGCAAACAGTGGGGGGACTACTACgagaaggggaaggaggagatGATGAGGCAGAGGCAGGAGGCGTTTATAGCCAG ACGTCTGAGTGAAAGAGAGAGGATCGGAGAATTGGGAGCTCCAGAAGTTTGGGGTCTTTCACCAAAAGTTCCAGAACCAGA cTCAGATGAACACACTCCtgtagaagaagaggaaaaatctAAAAAATCTAGTAGTTCAGATGATTCTTCAGAAG tagaaaagaagaaaaaaaagaagaaaagaaagaaaaagtcaAGAAAAAAGCACAGAAAACACTCAGAAGAAAGTGAAAACAGCTCAGAAGCGCCAGAGAGCAGTG atgaagaagaaaaaaagaaatcaaagaaaaagaagaaaaaacaaagaaa AAAGAAATCAAAGAAAAAGAGGagcaagaaaacaaaaaaagagtcGAGTGATTCAAGTAGTGAAGAATCAGATGAGGACCTGACGCAGGAAGAAGATGCTTGGGTGGAGAAAACAA AGGTTAATGTTGATGACATGGAACTTGTTGGACCTGAAGCTCCGATAACACATTTATCCCAAGATGATAAACCCTTAAA CTACGGTCATGCTTTGCTACCTGGTGAGGGTGCAGCTATGGCAGAATATGTAAAGGCTGGAAAGCGTATCCCAAGGAGAGGTGAAATTGGCCTAACAAGTGATGAAATTGCCTCTTTTGAGAAGTCTGGCTATGTCATGAGTGGAAGCag GCATCGCCGTATGGAGGCTGTGCGTCTGCGTAAGGAGAACCAGATTTATAGTGCAGATGAGAAGAGGGCATTGGCTTCCTTCAACCAAGAGGAGAGGCGTAAGAGAGAAAATAAGATCTTGTCAAGTTTCAGAGAGATGGTTTACAGGAAAACCAAGGGAAAGGAAGACAAATGA